A window of Methylocaldum szegediense genomic DNA:
CGATGTTCCACGTGCTTCTTCGTGCGTCGGGCGTTCGCCGTTTTTGCGGCATCACGGTCGCGCTACGGCTTGCGTTATGGCAAACGACGACCCATGCGGATTTCGTCCCGTTCGCCGATCAGATCGCCGTCAACTTCTATTCCTTGCAATTGCGGGGCATTTCCTTCGAATCGGAAGGACAGTTCGCCGAAGTTTACGTGGCCGAGGGGACCATGGATCCCGCCTCGTTCGGCCACATCCGGATCACCGACTTAAGCACCCAGTCGATTCTCTTCGAGCAAACCTACGGAGATCTGGGGGGCGTCTGCTGCAGTCCGCAGATCCGGGGCAGCTTTGCTCAGCAGCTGGTATTGCCCTATGCCACGCCGCTCCAGATCGACATGAACGGTCAGGAGTTCAGTGGAATGTCCATCCTCTACGGGGACACCGTTGTTGCATCGGGAAGAAGCGTCGACAACGTGTTTCCTTCCTTTTCGACAAGCCTGACCATAAATACGAACATACCGCCGACGGCAGTCGACGATCGCGTGGCGGTTATGCGCGAACAAGCGGCGGTGGTGGGTGTGCTGGACAACGATAGCGGAGTACAGCTCCAGCTCGCAGGCGTTTCCGCGCCGGCCCACGGTACCGCGGTCGCGAGCGGTGGGTCGGTGATCTATACCCCCGACGCGGGATACGTGGGTACGGATTCGTTCGTCTATACGGTTACCAACCCGGCCGGAAGCGCCAACGCAACCGTGACGATCACGGTCAACCCACTCCCGCCCAGCGCCTCCAGTCACAGAACCAGCACCACGACCGGGCAGCCGGTAACGATCACGGTGGTGGAAAGTAATCCGGATCAGGTCGTCGTGTCCTCGGTGTCCCAGCCCGCCAACGGCACCGCGACGGTGAGCGGAACCGCCCGGATCGTGTATACGCCGAGAGCGGGTTTCGTGGGGGAGGACCGTTTTACCTATACCGTCGTCAACTCGAGCGGTGAGAATACCGGCACGGTGACCGTGGTGGTCGGGGCCACTTTGAACACCGCCGGGGATCTGGTGCGGCAGGAATCCTTGGCCGGTACGATTCAGACCATCATCAGTACCGCCAGCGCGTCCGAAGCCTTGCGGGAGCGCATTCTAGGGCTTACCGAATTGTTGAATCGACCCGGCGGGCTGGAACGGGTGGCGGAAGCCCTCCACAGTATCAGTCCCGAAGAAGCCGCCGCGCAGGCCCTCGGCGGCGGGCGGATTTCGCAGATTCAAGTCGGCAATGTCAACCAGCGGCTGGTGGAACTGAGGGCCGGAAGTTCTGGTTTCAGCGTGAACGGATTGACCCTGAATCTCGGCGGACAGACCCTGCCGGGCAACCTGCTGGCCGCGATGCTTCCTTTCGGCAGCTCGGGCGGAGCCAGCGGAGACGAGGACAGCGGATTCAGCCGGTTGGGCGTGTTCGTGAACGGTCAATTCGAGTCGGGGTCCCGAAACACCACACGCTTGCAACGGGGATTCGATTCCAAGGTTTACGGCTTCACGACGGGCGTCGACTACTGGTTCACTCGGCAGTTCCTGATGGGTGTGTCCACGGGTTACGGCCATACCGAATCGAAAACGGTCCGAAACGGAGGCGATCTCGAAATCGACGGGATGACGTTTTCCCTGTTCGGCAGCTATCAGCTCACCGATCGCGGGTATGTGGACCTGGTGGTCAACGGTACCTATAACCAATATAGTTCGACCCGGAACATTGCCTATGTCGATGCGTTCGGGCCGGTGCGAATGAGTGCCAAGAGCAATACGGAAGGCTGGCAGCAACGCTACAGCATCAACAGCGGCTACGATTTTCCTTTGGGCGCGTGGACGCTCGGTTTACGCGGGCGCATGGAATACGGACGGACCACCATCGATGGCTATACGGAACGCGGCGCGGATCCGCTCAATCTGGTGATTGACGCTCAGACGGTGGATTCGGTAACCACGGCCTTAGGCGGAATCGTGTCTTATACCGCCGGTACGGCCGTGGGCGTATTCGTATCGCAGCTCGGCGTGGAATGGGAGCACGAATTCGAGAAGGACGGCCGTCTGATCGGCGCCCGTTTCGCGGCCGATGCCGGCAGGCATCGATTCACCGTTCGTACCGATAACCCGGACCGGGACTATGTCAATCTCAGAACCTCGGTTTCGGCGGTTCTCCCCCACGGCGGATCGGCATTCGTCCAGTACGAGACCCTGGTCGACAACCGCTTCGAAACCCGCCATACCGTCAATGCGGGCGTGCGGATGGAGTTTTAGAGGATTTTCCGGTTGGGTGCAGAGGATGCGTCGCCGAGCGGCTGCATTTCCTCTGTGTAGGGCGGGTTAGGTGCGCACCACGCCTTCCGCGCGTAACCACTCGAGTCCATGCGCGCACCGTAACCCGCCGAAGGACGGTGTGGAGGATTACGGCGCGCCCAACCCGCCATCGATGGGTTTCGCTTCGCTCTACCCATCCTACGAAATTCGGGTTCGCTAAGCCGTCTAAATGGGCGGAAGCTCGTTTCATCGCTATCCAAACGCCAGAATCGCTTCTTCAATCGCTCTCCGGGAAATACCGTGCCGTTCCAGCAGTTGTTCCATCGTACCCGAGCGGGGTTCTTTGCTTACCGCGAGACGATGCACGGGCACCGTGGAGTTCAGGGCCGCCGCGACCGCGTCGCCGAGTCCACCGTCGCGCCAGTGGTCCTCGACGACCACGATGCCCTGCGTCTCGCGCGCCGCCTGTTCCAGGGTCGCGACGTCCAGCGGCTTGACCGAGTAAGCATCGATGACGCGCACCGAGATGCCTCGCTGCTTCAGGCTGTCATGGGCGGCGAGCGCGTCGTGCACGGTGATGCCGGCCGCGACCACCGTGAAACGGTCGTTCCCGCCGGAGCGGAGCACCTTGCTTCCGCCGATCGGAAAGTCCTCGGCCTCGGAATAGATGACCGGGGTTGACGGGCGGGTGGTACGGAGATAGACGATGCCCGGCGTCTTCACCGCCAGTTCGGTCAGGCGTTCGGCGCTGACCGCGTCGCACGGGTACAGCACGGTGCTGCCGGCCAGGGCGCGGAACATGGCCAGATCCTCCAGTCCCATTTGCGAAGGGCCGTCCTCGCCGATGGACACGCCGGCGTGGCTGCCGCAGAGAACGAGGTGTGGAGGACGGCTGTGGCCCGCCATGCGGATGAAGTCGTAAGCACGCGAGAGAAAGCAGGCGAAAGTGGCGGCGACTGGAACCTTGCCGGACACAGCCAGACCGAGCGCGGTTCCGACCAGGTTCTGCTCGGCGATATAGCTTTGGAAGAAGCGCTTCGGATAGCGCCGGGCGAAAAATTCGGTGTAGGTCGAATTGCTCACGTCGCCGTCGAGCACCACGAGGTCCGGCATCGATTCCCCGAGTTTCTCGAGTGCAATCCCGAACCCTTTGCGCGTGGCGACCTTTTCGCCCGGCCGATAGCCGGGCTTGAGGGGCGGCACGGGTTCGGATTCGGAGCGGCGGATCTGGCCGAGCCGGCGCGGTTCGACCGTCATGTGCACGCCGGTTTCGCCGAGTTCCCTGAGCGCTTTTTCCATCGCTTCCCGGTCGAGCGCTTTTCCGTGCCAGCCGTGAACGCCTTCCAGGAAGGAAACGCCGCGGCCTTTTTCGGTTTTCGCGATGATCGCCGTCGGACCGCCTTTCCGGGCCCGATACAAGGCGTCGAGTAGGGCTTCTATGTCATGGCCGTCGATTTCGATGGTCGACCATCCGAAAGACTGAAAGCGGCGAGCGAAGACCTCGGTGCGGTGGCCGTAAGGCGTGGGGCCGGTCTGGCCCAGGCCGTTGACGTCGACGATCGCGACCAGTCCCGACAGCTTGTTGAGAGATGCGAACTGCGCCGCTTCCCAAACCGAGCCTTCGGAGCATTCGCCGTCTCCCAGCAGGCAATAGACCCGGCCGGGGATGCCGTCCAGACGATTGGCCAGTGCGATCCCGTTGGCCGCGGCCAGCCCCTGGCCGAGGGAACCGGTTGCGACTTTGACCCAAGGGTTGGTCGGCGTCGGATGTCCTTCGAAAGTGCTGCCGAGCTTGCGCAGCGAAGTCAGACTCTCATGACAGGCACCGGATTGGTGGAGGGCCGCCCACAAGATCGGCGCGGCGTGGCCCTTGGACAGAACGAACGTGTCCACGTCGCGGGCGCTCGGGTCCGTTGGGTCCCAGCGCATTTCATGAAAGAACAGGGCGGCGACGATGTCGGCGCAGGACAGACTCGAAGTCGGGTGCCCCGATCCGGCCTCGGTCGTCATGGTGACCACGTCGCGGCGGAGTTCCCGCGCCACTTTCTGCAAGAGGTCGACGCTGCGGCGGTTCGAATATTTCTGGCATTTGTCCGCCAAGCTGGCCATCAGGGCGTCGTACGGTTCGATGAATTTCTGAACGCCTTCGTTTTCGAGCTGAGCGGTGACCAGACCGAAATCGATGCCGAGTTTGGCAAGGCCGTTCATCACGGCGTTCGCCTCGTCCAAGCCTTCTTCGATTGTGTCGCGCACCGCGCCGTGATCGGCGAAGGCGTCGATCGTCTTTTCCGGCATGGTGTTAACCGTGTTGGGCCCGATCAGCGGCTCCACGTACATGACGTCCGAGTAGGCCGGATTTTTCGTGCTGGTGCTCGCCCAGAGCATGCGCTGTACGCGCGCGCCCTTGTCCTCCAGAGCTTTCCAGCGATCGCTCTCGATGATCCGCTTGAAGCTCTGATAAGCCAGCTTGGCGTTGGCGATCGCACTCTTTCCCAGCATCGTTTTCGGGTCCGGCTCGGGCCTGCGGGTAACCTCGGGGGTGATCCGGTGGCGTAGGAGTTCGTCGGTCAACACGTCGATCCGGCTCAGGAAGAAGCTGGCCACCGAGGCGACCTCGTCGAGCGGAAGGCCGGCTTCGCGCCGCCGTTCGAGCGCTCGGAGATAAGCCTCGGCGACGGCTTCGTAGCGTTCGACCGAGAAGAGCAGGGTGATATTGACGTTGATGCCCTCGAACAGAAGTTCCTCGATTGCGGGCAGGCCGGCCAGGGTGCCCGGAATCTTGATGAACAGATTGGGTCTGTCGACCAGGCGGAACAAATGCCGCGCCTGTTCGATCGATGCCTCGGTGTAATGGGCGAGGTGCGGGGATACTTCGAGGCTGACATAGCCGTCGAGGCCGGACGTGTCGTCGTAAACGGGGCGCAGGATGTCGCAGGCATTTCGGATGTCGGTGGTCACCAGCGCTTCGTAGATCTCGCGCACGTCGGGGCACGGACGGCCGCCTCCCACGAGATTCTCGATCTGCTCGTCGTAGTCCTTGGTCCCGGTGATGGCTTTCTGGAAGATCTGCGGGTTCGACGTCACCCCGCGTAAGCCTTCGCGGCGTACGCGGCATTCGAGTTCGCCGCTGGTGATCATGCGCCGGGTGAGGTTGTCGATCCAATAACTTTGGCCGTGCTCAACCAATTTCAATAGAGCATTCATGGTGTCCTCCGTCCTGTGGGGATTGCGGCGCTGGATACTGTTGGGCAAGGTCGAGGCGCGTTTCGCTGCCTATTAGAGGTGAGCTGTCGTTGCAACGGCTGTCGGAAGGAATTCCCGATTTGACCGGCAATCCCCGCCGACGAAAATCTTCGTCAAAGTCTCCCCTTCAAACTCTCGGGCTCGATAGGGCCGGGTTCGGCGATGAGTTCCCGTGCCAAATCGACCCGCTCCCATACATTCCATAACAGCACGCCTCTGACTCGGCCGTCCCTAAGGTAATAGACGACGCCTTTTCGGTTCGGCTCCGACCAATCGGCCACGGTTTCGAGCCGGGAATCCGTTTCTCCGACCGCTTCGTATCCAAGATCGAACAGGTCGGAGTAAAAAAACGGCAAGTGATGATAAGGAACACTTTCGCCGGCCATGTTTCGGCCCGCCTGTCTGCCCATGGTATTGGCATTATCCTCATGTTCGACTCGCAAACGCTTGCCCAGGGCGGGATTGAAGAAATTAGCGACGTCTCCGGCCGCATACACGTCCGGCACACCGGCTTGCAGGACCTCGTTCGTCACGATGCCGTCCTCCACCTGAAGTCCCGCGGCTTTCGCCAGCTCGATGTTGGGCACGATACCGATGCCAGCCACGGCAGCGTCCACGGAAATCGTCCGTTCATTGGTGGTCTTCCCGTCGCGTATGGTGAGAAGGAGTTGGTCGTTCGCGCGTCGAAAATCGGTGACCTTTTGTCCAGGCAGAACCTCGACGCCCTGTTGTCGATAGTAGTCGTTCAGGAACAGGCTGAGGTCGGGCGGGAACAGCCGCGCCCCTATCCCATCGTCAGGAAAGATCATGACCACTTCCTTGCCGTTCATCGCTAAGGCGGCCGCGATTTCGGAGCCGATGAACCCGCCGCCGATGACGGCGAAGCGCTGTTTTTCATCGCTCAGCGTGCGAAGACGCTGATAGTCGTCCAGGGTCCGAAAGTAAACGATATCGTCGCCGCCGAATGGGAAGCGCCGAGGCGTTCCGCCGGTCGCGAGCAGCAGTTTGTCAAAGGTGTAGGACACGCCTTGATCGTCGTCGACCCGCTTGGCGGCGAGATCCAACGCCTTGGCGGTCCGACCGAGGTGTAGGCCGACATTCCGTTCGGCGGTCTTGCGCCAGATGCGCTCGATCGGTTTTCCTTTCCACAGCCCTTTGGAGAGGGGCGGACGGTCATAGGGCGGGTGCGCTTCCGCGCCGATCAGACCTACCGAACCCTCGGTATCGATCTCGCGTATGCCCCGAATCGCGGCGTCGGCCGTCATTCCGCCGCCGATGATGAGATAGTTGTAGTGCGGCATATCGTTTATCTCCGTCGGCGCTCGGCTTCACCGGCGTTTGGAGCCAAGCGCCTTATGCTTGTGGGGTGCTAAACCAGCTTCGCCCGAAGTTCGATTTCGGCGCCGGTGAGAAGCTGGGAAACCGGACAATTCCGTTTTGCGTCGTCGGCGAAGGTTTGAAAGGTCGCTGCATCGATTCCGGGGACATCGCCCTCGGTATCTAACTCGATTCGAGTGATCTTGAATCCTTCGCCCACTTTTTCGAGACGAACTTTGGCGGTCGTCGCGATGCGTTTTGGGGTGTGTCCGGATTGCGACAAAGCGTGCGCCAGCGCCATAGAGAAGCATCCTGCATGCGCCGCGCCGATCAATTCCTCGGGATTGGTGCCCTGTCCTTCTTCAAATCGGGACGAAAAAGAATAGCTGCCGGTGAAGGCGCCGCTGCCCAATCGCATGCTTCCTTTTCCTTGAGCAAGGTCGCCCTCCCACTCGGCCGATGCGCTTCGTATCGCCATGATCCGTTCCTCCAAGCTTGGTCTATGGTGTGAGACCCATCTTCGGGAAGAGAGTTGCACGCTGGTTTTTCCGTGTTGCTCGGAGAACGGACTATCATAAAGAACGCTTTCGAACCGCGACGCCTTCGCAACACCATCCCGAATGAATAAAAATATGAGTGAGATCCAGCCAAACACCGATGATGACGCGCTCGACAAAACCAGAGTCGTGCCGTTTTCCGCTGTCCCGCGCTCTCGACTACCCGAGAATGACGACGAAAAGACGCGCCTAGGGACCTTGACTCCTGGGAGGTCGGACGCCTCATGCCCGGTTGCGGCTGACATGCCGAGCAAGGATATCGACTCGACACGACTGAATCCGAAGTCGAGCCGCGGCACGTCGTCTCCGGTCGAGATCTCAGCGTCGACAAGGTCTTCGCAGATCGGCGATTTCCTCAAGAAAGATATGAGTGAGATGCAGTCAAATGCCGGTGATGACGCGCTCGACAGGACCAGGGTTGTGCCATTATCCACGGCCACCGGTTCTCGACTACCCGAGGAAGACGACGAAAAAACCCAGGTAGCGGGTTTCGCCCCAGGTAGGTCTGATGCCTCACGTCCGGATACGACCAATGTACCAAGCCATGAGATCAGCGCGACACGGTTGAATCCACGTACGAGCCCCAGTACGCCTTCTCCGGTCGAGAGCTCAGGGTCGGCAAGGCCCTTGCAGGTCGGCGATGTCCTGAAGGAGCGATTCGTGCTGGAGCAGGTGCTGGGCGAAGGCGGCATGGGTGTGGTGTTCAAGGCACTGGACTTGCGCAAACGGGAAGCAAGGGACAAGGACCCCTATGTGGCTCTGAAAGTGCTCAATCAGGATTTCCAGCAAAATCCGGTTTCCCTGATCGCGCTCCAGAGGGAGACCAAACGGGCGCAGACGCTTTCCCACCCGAACATCATCAATGTGTACGATTTCGACAGGGACGGCCGGTATGTCTTCATGTCGATGGAATATCTGGAAGGCCAGCCTCTCAACCGGCTAATCCGGGAGCTTCCCGAGGGTGGCATGCCGTTTAAGAAGGCCTGGCCCATCATTCAGGGCATGGCGGCAGCGCTGGGCTACGCCCATAAGAAAAACATCGTCCACTCGGACTTCAAGCCGGGCAATGTCTTCGTCGATAAAAACGGTGAGGCCAAGGTGCTCGACTTCGGCATCGCCTGCGCGGCGGGCCGGGCGGACAAGAAAGGCGGCGACGCGACCGTGTTCAACGCCCGTGACCTGGGCGCCCTGACGCCGGCTTATGCCAGTTACGAGATGCTAAGGGGAGAGGAGCCGGACCCGTGTGACGACATTTACGCTTTGGCATGCGTCACGTACGAGCTTTTGGCGGGGAAACACCCGTACGCGAAAGTGTCGGCGGACGTCGCTGTCGAGCTGAAGCTGCAACCCAAACCCATCCCCGGTTTGAACGGCAGACAATGGAGAGGTCTTAAGAGAGCGCTCGCCCTCAAGCGGGAGGACCGAACCCCGACCGCTGAGGAATTCATCGGCGAGTTGCAAAAGCGATCGCCGCTTTTCTACGGAACTTGGGCAGCGGCTACGATCGCGGTCATCGCCATCGGCGGCAATGTTTACATGGGGCTTCACACAGCGAAGGAGCCGCCCAGGGTCCCGACCACACTCACCGCCGAGCAGCAGGCGAAAGTCGCGGATTTGTTGGAGTTAGCGGATATTCACTTCGAGGTCGGTTATCTGACCGCCCCGACCGGTGCCAACGCGCTGTGGGCCTACCGGGAAGCGCTCAAGATCGATCCCTATAACGAAAAGGCGGCCAACGGCATACAAAAGATCGCGAACGCCCTGGAACTGGAGGCATGGAAAGCGTTCGAGGAGGGCGATCGCGTCAACAGCCTGAAAAAAGTGCTGGAGGGCCTGGAGGCCGTGCCGAATCACGACGGTTTGCTCAAGCTCAAGGCTAAGCTCGAGCGTTGAATCCCAGACGAGATTGTCGAAATTCCGGCTCCGCTACGAACGGTTGCTTATTTCCGGATAGAACCGACTTCGCTCCGATCGAACCTATTGGGTACGGGCACCGGATCCCGTCCCGCTAGCCTAGAAGGGTTTAGGGCGAATAGCCTTCGGCCCATTGCTGGGGTCATCATCGGCTTTCAAAGCACTCATCGATCACGCCGATCCTGAAGGCGCTCGTGACCAGCACTCTCGCATGGATAGGCTCTCAGCGAACCGCACAGTCTGCTGGTGAGTGGCAACGGCATTTATTGGCACATCGTGGTGGTCTGGATGCCGCTGCGCGCCACTCTGTATTAGGGGCCACGGATTCTCAAGTGACGCGGGCCATGGAACGACACCGCCTTGTCCGCCGATATCAATTTTCTTCCCTGCTCGCTACGTTCGGCGTTCCCGCCTTTGCCCAGGCTCACGACGGGAGTTCCTCGATTTCAGGCTTTGAGTGGACCGCCTGGAATGTCGAACCTTGGGTACCACTCTGTCTTGCGCTGTCAGCCGGGTTGTTCACAGCCGGCTTGCTGCGGTTGTGGCCGAAAGTCGGCGCGGGCCGTCGGATGCTGGTTCAAAAGTCGCTGGTTTATGCCGGGGGATGGCTGTTCGTTGCCGTCGCGCTGGTTTCGCCTTTGGACCCGCTCTCCGACGTGTTGTTTTCGGCACACATGGTCCAGCACGAGGTTCTGATGCTTCTTGCCACACCGCTGCTGGTCCTGAGCCGGCCGATCGCCGTTGCTCTATGGGCGTTTCCGCGTGGGTGGCGGAGATTGCTTGTGAGGTTTTCTACCACCGGTTGGATCGGCCATTTCTGGCGTTACATAACCGCGCCGTTCGCCGCCTGGGCAATACACGGTGTCGTAATTTGGGCTTGGCACGCACCGATCTTGTTTCAGGCGGCGCTGAAGGATGAACAGGTCCATACCGTCCAACACCTGAGCTTTTTCATGTCCGCGTTGGTTTTCTGGTGGGCGATCATCCGTGGCCGCGAAGGAGCGAGAGGGTATGGTGCCGGGGTGTTGTACCTGTTCTTGACGACCGTCCATACAAGCCTGCTCGGAGCGCTGCTGACCTTTAGCCGCCAGCCATGGTATTCGGCTTACGGCGGCTCGGCGGCCGCCGGCTTGAGCGCGCTCGAGGATCAGCAGCTCGCGGGGCTCATCATGTGGATTCCGGCCGGCACGATCTATCTGCTCATTGCCCTCGGGATGTTCGCCGCGTGGCTGGAGGCGATCGGAAAAAACGCGGGCGGTGCCCCAGTACGTGACTGCCGAGAGGATAATGTCGTTATCGTTCCGTCGAAACATTCAACCTAAATCCGGCCGTTGGACACAATCTGAAAAGCGCAAGGCCCTCATCCCCGGCCCTTCTCCCAAATGGAGAAGGGAGTTTCGCCTCGCTCCTTCTGGGAGAGGGGTTAGGGTGACGGCATTCGGCGGCTGATGGGGCATTGCGGTCATTTCGGAAATTTAACCGCTGCCCGGCCTGCCATACCATCTCCCACTGCAAAAAATCCGGACGGCAGTGAACCTTTTCCGTATTTCCCGAAATTTACGGTGAAAGAAAGGACGCAAAGGTAGGGGAGGTGTTAACCCTTGAATACAAGGAGTTCGATTATGAAATCCTATGCAATGGCTGTTTTGTTATCTTCGGTAATTACTGCCGGGCCGGTAATGGCCGAGAGCGAGTTCCGGGCCTTGGACAAGGTGTCCGGTGTGACCGCGATGAGCGAAGGTCGACTCGCGAGCGTCGAAGGCGGTGTTATTAAGCACGGTAGCGGTACGTGCTCCGGCGTGGGAAATGTGTGTCTCAACCTGGCCATACCGACGATCACGGCGGTGAATCTCGGGCTTTTCAGCAAAAATGCCAACCAATTCATCGTGCAGAAGACGACTCAGGTCATCAGGTAACGACTAGTGCTGACCTCGTAAAGAATCCTGATCGGGGTCGGAGAAAGGGGCGGGGGAGCCGTCATGCGCGCCTCTGCCTTTTTACCTCAACTTGAAAATCTCATGGAGAGACCGATGAGAACATCATTCGTATGGGGTGGCCTGCTCTCGCTCGTTGTCTCAGCTACGACCTCTGTCTATGGTCAATCCGAATTTCATGCTTTGGATAAGCTGTCTTTGCAGGAAACCCATATCGCATCGTCTCGGCTGGACGACAGCGAACTCGGTCGAGTGGAAGGCGGGCTGGAAGTCGTAAGCGTCTCGACAATTCCGGTTGATTTGACATCACAGGTCGTTATGCAAGCGACATTGCTCGAAAGCACCGCACAAGCCTCCAGCAGTAGTGGGACCGAAAATCGGGTCGATCAGACGACCTCTCTGATTCAAGTTTGCGGGCCTCCACCCTGTAGCCAAAGCTTGAGTCAAACGACTTATTCGGGTTTTTAGGAAAGAGGGATAGCGATAATCGTCCATCGGTGTACGGAGTGAGGGGTATGGATTGGCTCAGCGATCCGTACACCGGTCGTCAATCAAGACGGTTCCCTCGCTTTTTCGCCGAACGGCAGACAGCATTTTTGATCTTCTGATTCCGTCCGGCACGTATGGGGCCGCCGTGATCATTTCAGAGCGGGTTGAACTTTCAGATATTCCTACTTATTCCAAGTAGAAGTCACGACTGACCGCCGTTATCTTTGAATTGGATCACGAACCCATCGGCTCCCGCCTTCGCATAGCCAGCGGATAGGTCTGTGAGCACCAGATCGGTCACCGACTCGGGAGGAGTTTCCTATGACTAGCCGACGCTCAACCCTCGAGATACGTTCTGCTCAGCTTACGTGCGCCGTCGCGGTGTGCACTGTCTGAATACACGCGTCTCGAACTCGATCTCTCCTGATCGTTCGCGGAGAGAATCCCGTCAAATCCCTTTGCCAAAACCGATTAGATTCTCGATGAATCGTAGCTTTTCGTGGCTGTTGCTCGCCTCGCTCAGCGTTCCGGCGTCTGCCGAATTCAAGGGATCCGCAACTTTTGCAACGGATTATGTTTACCGGGGCTATACGAAGAGCAGGAATAATCCTGTCGGCCTGGGAAATTTGGAATATGAGCACGAACTCGGCCTGTATGCCGGCTTCTGGGTGGCGCCGGTTAGTTTCGACGATGAACACGGCGACGATCGAGCCCGTGTGGAAATCAATCCGTATTTGGGCTGGGCGACCAAGTTTGCCAAGAACTGGAAGCTTGATCTCGCGGCTAGCCGGTATCTTTACGATGGTAATGTGTTCGGCCGGGACGCGGACTACAACGAATTCTACGGTTCGTTCCATTACCGCGATCTTCTGAGCGCTCGGGTGGCGTTTGCCTACGATACCTATAACCGTGATGCCAATACCTCGGCCTATGAGCTGATTGGCCGCTATAGCCCGTTGGATCGGCTGCAACTATCCGCGGGCGTGGGTTTTCATCAGGCTGGCGAACTGGCGCACTACGACTACTTTTTCTGGAATGCCGGCGTGACCTGGTATGTGAATCGGTACATTTCGGTCGATTTGCGCTATGTGGATACGAAGTTGCCGTATGAAGAGCGTCACGAGGACGAGCCCGAGAACGGATCGGTGTATCTTCGGCCGCTAGACAATCGCTTTCTGTTTTCCCTCTCTGTCGCCTTCTAGTGAACCTTTGGCCTTGCCGCGGAATAAATAGAGTAGAACCGCGGATTGACAAGTCCCCTGGTATGCGATTCGTCGCTTACGAGCCGAATGGCCGAACGGCCAAAAAAGCAAGGTCGACCTTGTCCGTGTCCAATGGTTCAGTAACGACGGCAGGTCGAGTTTCCCGTGAAGGAAGCTCCTGAAATGCAGGCGTATGGGTTAGACCTGTTCGATAGCGGTGTAGCGTTCGAGAAGCGCTGAACTTGTAATTCATATTTGCAAATAGCCCGAGCTCTTCTTGGATGACGGGATGCCCGAGTTGGAAGCTCTTATTGTTGGAGAAGTGCGATGAATCCGAGTAAGCCATCCCCGCCAGACCGTGAGCACGACGATGTGCTTTCGCTTTTGCCCTGGCATATCGCCGGAACCCTAGAGAGCGATGAACAGGCACGCGTTACGGCACATTTG
This region includes:
- a CDS encoding transketolase; the encoded protein is MNALLKLVEHGQSYWIDNLTRRMITSGELECRVRREGLRGVTSNPQIFQKAITGTKDYDEQIENLVGGGRPCPDVREIYEALVTTDIRNACDILRPVYDDTSGLDGYVSLEVSPHLAHYTEASIEQARHLFRLVDRPNLFIKIPGTLAGLPAIEELLFEGINVNITLLFSVERYEAVAEAYLRALERRREAGLPLDEVASVASFFLSRIDVLTDELLRHRITPEVTRRPEPDPKTMLGKSAIANAKLAYQSFKRIIESDRWKALEDKGARVQRMLWASTSTKNPAYSDVMYVEPLIGPNTVNTMPEKTIDAFADHGAVRDTIEEGLDEANAVMNGLAKLGIDFGLVTAQLENEGVQKFIEPYDALMASLADKCQKYSNRRSVDLLQKVARELRRDVVTMTTEAGSGHPTSSLSCADIVAALFFHEMRWDPTDPSARDVDTFVLSKGHAAPILWAALHQSGACHESLTSLRKLGSTFEGHPTPTNPWVKVATGSLGQGLAAANGIALANRLDGIPGRVYCLLGDGECSEGSVWEAAQFASLNKLSGLVAIVDVNGLGQTGPTPYGHRTEVFARRFQSFGWSTIEIDGHDIEALLDALYRARKGGPTAIIAKTEKGRGVSFLEGVHGWHGKALDREAMEKALRELGETGVHMTVEPRRLGQIRRSESEPVPPLKPGYRPGEKVATRKGFGIALEKLGESMPDLVVLDGDVSNSTYTEFFARRYPKRFFQSYIAEQNLVGTALGLAVSGKVPVAATFACFLSRAYDFIRMAGHSRPPHLVLCGSHAGVSIGEDGPSQMGLEDLAMFRALAGSTVLYPCDAVSAERLTELAVKTPGIVYLRTTRPSTPVIYSEAEDFPIGGSKVLRSGGNDRFTVVAAGITVHDALAAHDSLKQRGISVRVIDAYSVKPLDVATLEQAARETQGIVVVEDHWRDGGLGDAVAAALNSTVPVHRLAVSKEPRSGTMEQLLERHGISRRAIEEAILAFG
- a CDS encoding OsmC family protein, giving the protein MAIRSASAEWEGDLAQGKGSMRLGSGAFTGSYSFSSRFEEGQGTNPEELIGAAHAGCFSMALAHALSQSGHTPKRIATTAKVRLEKVGEGFKITRIELDTEGDVPGIDAATFQTFADDAKRNCPVSQLLTGAEIELRAKLV
- a CDS encoding autotransporter domain-containing protein yields the protein MLLRASGVRRFCGITVALRLALWQTTTHADFVPFADQIAVNFYSLQLRGISFESEGQFAEVYVAEGTMDPASFGHIRITDLSTQSILFEQTYGDLGGVCCSPQIRGSFAQQLVLPYATPLQIDMNGQEFSGMSILYGDTVVASGRSVDNVFPSFSTSLTINTNIPPTAVDDRVAVMREQAAVVGVLDNDSGVQLQLAGVSAPAHGTAVASGGSVIYTPDAGYVGTDSFVYTVTNPAGSANATVTITVNPLPPSASSHRTSTTTGQPVTITVVESNPDQVVVSSVSQPANGTATVSGTARIVYTPRAGFVGEDRFTYTVVNSSGENTGTVTVVVGATLNTAGDLVRQESLAGTIQTIISTASASEALRERILGLTELLNRPGGLERVAEALHSISPEEAAAQALGGGRISQIQVGNVNQRLVELRAGSSGFSVNGLTLNLGGQTLPGNLLAAMLPFGSSGGASGDEDSGFSRLGVFVNGQFESGSRNTTRLQRGFDSKVYGFTTGVDYWFTRQFLMGVSTGYGHTESKTVRNGGDLEIDGMTFSLFGSYQLTDRGYVDLVVNGTYNQYSSTRNIAYVDAFGPVRMSAKSNTEGWQQRYSINSGYDFPLGAWTLGLRGRMEYGRTTIDGYTERGADPLNLVIDAQTVDSVTTALGGIVSYTAGTAVGVFVSQLGVEWEHEFEKDGRLIGARFAADAGRHRFTVRTDNPDRDYVNLRTSVSAVLPHGGSAFVQYETLVDNRFETRHTVNAGVRMEF
- a CDS encoding NAD(P)/FAD-dependent oxidoreductase, with protein sequence MPHYNYLIIGGGMTADAAIRGIREIDTEGSVGLIGAEAHPPYDRPPLSKGLWKGKPIERIWRKTAERNVGLHLGRTAKALDLAAKRVDDDQGVSYTFDKLLLATGGTPRRFPFGGDDIVYFRTLDDYQRLRTLSDEKQRFAVIGGGFIGSEIAAALAMNGKEVVMIFPDDGIGARLFPPDLSLFLNDYYRQQGVEVLPGQKVTDFRRANDQLLLTIRDGKTTNERTISVDAAVAGIGIVPNIELAKAAGLQVEDGIVTNEVLQAGVPDVYAAGDVANFFNPALGKRLRVEHEDNANTMGRQAGRNMAGESVPYHHLPFFYSDLFDLGYEAVGETDSRLETVADWSEPNRKGVVYYLRDGRVRGVLLWNVWERVDLARELIAEPGPIEPESLKGRL